From Macaca fascicularis isolate 582-1 chromosome 14, T2T-MFA8v1.1, a single genomic window includes:
- the OR5M1 gene encoding olfactory receptor 5M1, with protein sequence MDETNAKSESDRNPHILCHFKFSGDKKMFSSNHTILTEFILLGLTDDPVLEKILFGVFLVIYLITLAGNLCMILLIRTNSHLQTPMYFFLGHLSFVDICYSSNVTPNMLHNFLSEQKTISYAGCFTQCLLFIALVITEFYILASMALDRYVAICSPLHYSSRMSKNICICLVIVPYMYGFLSGFSQSLLTFHLSFCGSLEINHFYCADPPLIMLACSDTHVKKMAMFVVAGFTLSSSLFIILLSYLFIFTAILRIHSAEGRHKAFSTCASHLTIVTLFYGTLFCMYIRPPAEKSVEESKIIAVFYSFLSPMLNPLIYSLRNKDVILAMQQMIRGKSFRKVAG encoded by the coding sequence ATGGATGAAACAAATGCCAAATCTGAATCAGACAGAAATCCTCACATTCTTTGTCACTTTAAGTTTTCAGGAGATAAGAAGATGTTCTCCTCAAACCACACAATACTGACAGAATTCATTCTCTTGGGACTGACAGATGACCCAGTGCTAGAGAAGATCCTGTTTGGGGTGTTCCTGGTCATCTACCTAATCACGCTGGCAGGCAACCTGTGCATGATCCTGCTGATCAGGACCAATTCCCACCTGCAAACCCCCATGTATTTCTTCCTTGGCCACCTCTCCTTTGTAGACATTTGTTATTCTTCCAATGTTACTCCAAATATGCTGCACAATTTCCTCTCAGAACAGAAGACCATCTCCTACGCTGGATGCTTCACACAGTGTCTTCTCTTCATCGCCCTGGTGATCACTGAGTTTTACATCCTTGCTTCAATGGCACTGGATCGCTATGTAGCCATTTGCAGCCCTTTACATTACAGTTCCAGGATGTCCAAGAACATCTGTATCTGTCTGGTCATTGTCCCTTACATGTATGGGTTTCTGAGTGGGTTCTCTCAGTCACTGTTGACCTTTCACTTATCTTTCTGTGGCTCCCTTGAAATTAATCATTTCTACTGTGCTGATCCTCCTCTTATAATGCTGGCCTGCTCTGACACCCACGTCAAAAAGATGGCAATGTTTGTAGTTGCAGGCTTTACTCTCTCAAGCTCTCTATTCATCATTCTTCTGtcctatcttttcatttttacagcGATCTTGAGGATCCATTCTGCTGAAGGCAGGCACAAAGCCTTTTCTACATGTGCTTCCCACCTGACAATAGTTACTTTGTTTTATGGAACCCTATTCTGCATGTACATAAGGCCTCCAGCAGAGAAGTCTGTAGAGGAGTCCAAAATAATTGCagtcttttatagttttttgagCCCAATGCTGAACCCACTGATCTATAGCCTAAGGAACAAAGATGTAATTCTTGCCATGCAACAAATGATTAGGGGAAAATCCTTTCGTAAAGTTGCAGGTTAG
- the LOC102115014 gene encoding olfactory receptor 5M5-like — MSRRNYTEVTEFVLLGLTSRPELQVAFFALFLFVYIVTVVGNLGMIILIKVDSRLHTPMYFFLSSLSILDLCFSTNVTPKMLENFFSEKTTISYAGCLVQCYVVIAVVLTEHCMLAVMAYDRYVAICNPLLYSSKMSQGVCVRLVIVPYVYGFLLSVMETLRTYNLSFCGANEINHFYCADPPLIKLACSDTYSKELSMYIVAGYSNVQSLLIILTSYMFILVTILRSRSAEGRKKAFSTCGSYLTVVTIFYGTLFCIHLRRPTEESVEQGKMVAVFYTTVIPMLNPMIYGLRNKDVKQAFKKAIGKQTLGE; from the coding sequence ATGTCCAGAAGAAACTATACTGAAGTGACAGAATTTGTTCTCTTGGGTCTAACAAGCCGTCCAGAGCTGCAAGTTGCTTTCTTTGCACTGTTCCTTTTTGTCTACATAGTCACTGTGGTAGGAAACCTGGGGATGATTATTTTAATCAAAGTTGATTCTCGACTTCACACTCCCATGTACttttttctctccagtttgtCCATTCTAGATCTGTGTTTCTCCACAAATGTCACTCCCAAAATGCTAGAGAATTTCTTTTCGGAGAAGACGACTATTTCCTATGCAGGTTGTTTGGTGCAGTGCTATGTTGTCATTGCTGTGGTCCTTACAGAGCACTGCATGTTGGCAGTCATGGCATATGACCGCTATGTGGCCATCTGTAATCCATTGCTCTACAGTAGCAAAATGTCCCAAGGTGTTTGTGTCCGCCTGGTCATTGTCCCTTATGTCTATGGTTTTCTTCTCAGTGTGATGGAAACCTTAAGGACCTACAACCTCTCCTTCTGTGGTGCTAATGAAATCAACCATTTCTACTGTGCTGATCCTCCTCTTATCAAACTGGCATGCTCTGACACATACAGTAAGGAGCTGTCCATGTACATAGTAGCTGGCTATAGCAACGTCCAGTCCCTTCTCATCATTCTCACATCCTACATGTTCATCCTTGTCACTATCCTCAGAAGCCGTTCtgcagagggaaggaaaaaagctTTTTCCACATGTGGCTCCTACCTGACAGTTGTCACAATCTTCTATGGAACCCTCTTCTGCATACATTTGAGACGCCCCACAGAGGAGTCCGTGGAGCAGGGGAAAATGGTGGCTGTGTTTTACACCACAGTGATACCCATGCTGAACCCCATGATCTATGGCCTCAGGAACAAGGACGTgaaacaggcatttaaaaaagcAATAGGAAAACAAACATTGGGAGAATAA
- the LOC102140676 gene encoding olfactory receptor 5M3-like: MLNFTDVTEFILLGLTSRPELQQLFFVIFLLVYFITLVGNIGMIILIRVSPQLNSPMYFFLGHLSFADVWFSSNVTPKMLENLVSETKTISYPGCIVQCFFFIAFVHVEVFILAVMAFDRYMAIGNPLLYGSRMSRTVCIRLISFPYIYGFFISLISTLWTHGLYFCGNIEINHFYCADPALIKMACAGTLIKEYTMRTLAGLNFSYSLLVIIISYIFILIAILRMRSAEGRKKAFSTCGSHLTAVTIFYGTLFFMYLRSPTEESVEQGKMVAVFYTTVIPMLNPMIYSLRNKDVKEAMSKVMSRAFLNK, encoded by the coding sequence ATGCTCAATTTCACTGATGTAACAGAATTCATTCTTTTGGGATTAACTAGTCGTCCTGAATTACAGCaacttttctttgtgattttcctGCTGGTCTACTTTATCACCCTGGTTGGGAACATTGGCATGATCATATTAATCAGGGTCAGTCCCCAGCTCAACAGCCCCATGTACTTTTTCCTTGGTCACCTGTCTTTTGCAGATGTGTGGTTCTCCTCTAACGTCACTCCTAAAATGTTGGAAAATTTGGTATCTGAGACCAAAACAATTTCCTATCCTGGATGTATAGTGCAGtgttttttcttcattgcttttgTCCATGTAGAAGTCTTCATTCTTGCTGTGATGGCCTTTGATAGATACATGGCGATTGGAAATCCTCTACTTTATGGCAGCAGAATGTCAAGAACTGTCTGTATTCGACTGATTTCTTTCCCTTACATATACGGCTTCTTTATCAGTTTGATCTCAACACTGTGGACCCATggtttgtacttctgtgggaaCATCGAGATCAACCACTTCTACTGTGCAGACCCAGCTCTCATCAAAATGGCCTGTGCAGGGACTTTGATTAAAGAATACACTATGCGCACATTGGCAGGTCTCAACTTTTCTTATTCCTTATTGGTCATTATTATCTCCTACATTTTCATCCTCATTGCCATCTTAAGGATGCGTTCagcagaagggagaaagaaagctTTCTCCACGTGTGGGTCCCACTTGACAGCTGTCACCATATTTTATGGAACACTCTTCTTTATGTACCTTAGAAGCCCAACTGAGGAGTCTGTGGAGCAGGGGAAAATGGTGGCGGTTTTCTACACCACAGTCATTCCTATGTTGAACCCCATGATTTACAGTCTCAGGAACAAAGACGTAAAGGAGGCCATGAGCAAAGTGATGAGTagagcatttttaaataaataa
- the LOC102115394 gene encoding olfactory receptor 5M3, which translates to MRNFTDVTEFILLGLTSHREWQVLFFIVFLVVYIITMVGNIGMIMLIKVSPQLNSPMYFFLSHLSFVDVWFSSNVTPKMLENLLSDKKTISYAGCLVQCFFFIALVHVEIFILAVMAFDRYIAIGYPLLYGSKMSRVVCIRLISFPYIYGFLTSLAATLWTYGLYFCGKIEINHFYCADSPLIKMSCAGTFVKEYTMIILAGINFTYSLTVIIISYLFILIAILRMRSAEGRRKAFSTCGSHLTAVIIFYGTLIFMYLRHPSEESVEQGKMVAVFYTTVIPMLNPMIYSLKNKDVKEAMTKVISRSC; encoded by the coding sequence ATGCGCAATTTCACCGATGTGACAGAGTTCATTCTTTTGGGGCTAACCAGCCATCGGGAATGGCAAGTTCTCTTCTTCATCGTCTTCCTTGTGGTCTACATTATCACCATGGTGGGCAATATTGGCATGATCATGTTAATCAAGGTCAGTCCTCAGCTTAACAGCCCCATGTACTTTTTCCTCAGTCACTTGTCATTCGTTGATGTGTGGTTTTCTTCCAATGTCACCCCTAAAATGTTGGAAAACCTGTTATCAGATAAAAAAACAATTTCTTACGCTGGCTGTTTAGTACAGTGTTTCTTCTTCATTGCTCTTGTCCATGTGGAAATTTTTATTCTTGCTGTGATGGCCTTTGATAGATACATAGCAATTGGATATCCTCTGCTTTATGGCAGTAAAATGTCAAGGGTTGTCTGTATTCGACTGATTTCCTTCCCTTACATTTATGGTTTTCTGACGAGTCTGGCAGCAACATTATGGACTTATGGTTTGTACTTCTGTGGAAAAATTGAGATCAACCATTTCTACTGTGCAGATTCACCTCTCATCAAAATGTCCTGTGCCGGGACATTTGTAAAAGAATATACGATGATCATACTTGCCGGCATTAACTTCACATATTCCCTGACTGTAATTAtcatctcttatttatttatcctcATTGCCATTCTGCGAATGCGCTCAGCAGAAGGAAGGCGGAAGGCCTTTTCCACATGCGGGTCCCATCTGACAGCTGTCATCATATTCTATGGTACTCTGATCTTCATGTATCTCAGACATCCCTCAGAGGAGTCAGTGGAGCAGGGGAAGATGGTGGCTGTGTTCTATACCACAGTGATCCCCATGTTGAATCCCATGATCTATAGTCTGAAGAACAAGGATGTGAAAGAGGCCATGACAAAAGTGATCAGTAGATcatgttaa
- the OR5M9 gene encoding olfactory receptor 5M9 encodes MPNFTDVTEFTLLGLTCHQELQVLLFVVFLAVYMITLLGNIGMIILIGISPQLQSPMYFFLSHLSFVDVCFSSNVTPKMLENLLSETKSISYVGCLVQCYFFIALVHVEVYILAVMAFDRYMAICNPLLYGSKMSRTVCVRLISVPYVYGFSVSLICTLWTYGLYFCGNFEVNHFYCADPPLIKIACGGVHIKEITMIVIAGINFTYSLSVVLISYTLIVVAVLRMHSADGRRKAFSTCGSHLTAVSMFYGTLIFMYLRRPTEESIERGKMVAVFYTTVIPMLNPMIYSLRNKDVKEAVNKAITKTYVRQ; translated from the coding sequence ATGCCTAATTTCACGGATGTGACAGAATTTACCCTCCTGGGGCTGACTTGTCATCAGGAGCTACAGGTTCTCCTTTTTGTGGTGTTCCTAGCGGTTTACATGATCACTCTGCTGGGAAATATTGGTATGATCATTTTGATTGGCATCAGTCCTCAGCTTCAGAGCCCCATGTACTTTTTCCTGAGTCATCTGTCTTTTGTGGACGTGTGCTTCTCCTCCAACGTTACCCCCAAAATGCTGGAAAACTTATTATCAGAGACAAAAAGCATTTCCTATGTGGGATGCTTAGTTCAGTGCTACTTTTTCATTGCGCTTGTCCACGTGGAGGTCTATATCCTGGCTGTGATGGCCTTTGACAGGTACATGGCCATCTGCAACCCTCTGCTTTATGGCAGTAAAATGTCCAGGACTGTGTGTGTTCGGCTCATCTCTGTGCCTTATGTCTATGGATTCTCTGTCAGCCTAATATGCACACTATGGACTTATGGCTTATACTTCTGTGGAAACTTTGAAGTCAATCACTTCTATTGTGCAGATCCTCCTCTCATCAAGATTGCCTGTGGGGGAGTGCACATCAAAGAAATCACAATGATTGTTATTGCTGGAATTAACTTCACATATTCCCTGTCAGTGGTCCTCATCTCCTATACTCTCATTGTAGTAGCTGTGCTACGCATGCACTCTGCCGATGGCAGGAGGAAGGCGTTCTCCACCTGTGGGTCCCACTTGACGGCTGTTTCTATGTTTTATGGGACCCTCATCTTCATGTATCTCAGGAGACCCACTGAGGAATCCATAGAGCGGGGGAAAATGGTGGCCGTGTTTTACACCACAGTAATTCCTATGTTGAATCCAATGATCTACAGTCTGAGAAATAAGGATGTGAAAGAAGCAGTCAACAAAGCAATCACCAAGACATATGTGAGGCAGTAA